A single Leptolyngbya sp. FACHB-261 DNA region contains:
- a CDS encoding ABC transporter permease, translating to MPGQGFLSSVIAIYRRELQSYFGSPLAYLVAAIFWLLAGFFFTSLLFNLLQNASLADQQAQASGAAGPSYDMALILVQQFVSVLGTVSLFILPLLSMGLYAEERRRGTLELLATSPISSFAVAFGKWLAALTFYIGLLLPLLVYEGIALNGAEPAANPVLVLLAHLGLVLLAAVILSLGLCLSALTESTLLAAVATFGVVLFLQLADAAAESLGGPVGAILRGVSILTPFNDLTLGIVTTSGLVWFASLIVLGWFLTVQVVDGLRFQRG from the coding sequence ATGCCAGGCCAAGGATTTTTATCCAGCGTCATTGCGATCTATCGTCGCGAATTGCAGTCTTATTTCGGCTCGCCTCTAGCCTATTTAGTGGCCGCTATTTTCTGGCTCCTGGCTGGCTTTTTCTTCACTTCCCTTCTGTTTAACCTTCTACAGAATGCTTCTCTGGCGGACCAACAAGCCCAGGCCAGTGGTGCTGCTGGCCCCAGTTACGATATGGCTTTGATTTTGGTCCAGCAGTTTGTCTCCGTGCTGGGCACGGTTTCGCTGTTTATTCTGCCGTTGTTATCGATGGGACTCTACGCCGAAGAACGCCGTCGCGGCACGCTGGAATTGTTAGCAACCTCACCCATCAGCAGCTTTGCCGTCGCTTTTGGCAAATGGCTGGCCGCCCTGACTTTTTATATTGGCCTGCTCCTACCGCTGCTGGTCTACGAAGGGATCGCGCTTAACGGTGCGGAGCCAGCCGCCAACCCGGTCCTCGTGCTGCTAGCCCACTTGGGTTTAGTGCTGCTAGCGGCAGTGATTCTGTCACTGGGCCTGTGCTTGTCAGCGCTCACCGAGAGCACTTTGCTGGCAGCAGTGGCTACCTTCGGCGTCGTTCTGTTTTTGCAACTGGCCGATGCAGCAGCCGAAAGCTTGGGCGGGCCGGTGGGCGCTATCTTGCGTGGTGTATCGATCTTGACGCCCTTCAACGACTTAACGCTCGGCATTGTCACCACCAGCGGCTTGGTCTGGTTTGCCAGCTTGATCGTGTTGGGTTGGTTTCTGACGGTTCAGGTTGTTGATGGTCTGCGCTTTCAGCGCGGCTAG
- a CDS encoding ABC transporter ATP-binding protein, translating to MIEAESLSKVYGTATALSNVSFRVEPGEILGFLGPNGAGKTTTMRILAGYLSASSGTAQVAGFDVHKQSMAVRQSIGYLPEQPPLYPDMTVQDFLDFVARIKRVAARERTTKVQQALERCNLTGVRRTLIRKLSKGFKQRVGIAQALVHDPPVIILDEPTVGLDPKQISDVRNLIKSLAGSHTIILSTHILPEVSATCNRVAIINQGRIVATDTPEGLTARLSSGERLELEVSGDAEAVASCLQQVPELRSWHSEPQRNGHLVLTITGEAGQELSPRVAATLIQHGFSLYELRRSQESLEDVFLKLTTQDVSETKESEASEQPIAVED from the coding sequence ATGATTGAAGCTGAGTCCTTGAGCAAGGTCTATGGCACCGCCACTGCCCTGTCAAATGTAAGCTTCCGGGTTGAACCGGGCGAGATTCTCGGTTTTCTAGGACCCAATGGGGCAGGCAAAACCACGACCATGCGGATTTTGGCTGGCTACCTGAGCGCCAGCAGTGGCACGGCCCAGGTTGCAGGCTTTGATGTCCACAAGCAGTCAATGGCAGTACGCCAGTCTATTGGCTATCTACCCGAGCAACCACCGCTATATCCCGACATGACGGTCCAAGACTTTCTGGACTTTGTGGCGCGCATTAAGCGGGTAGCGGCCAGAGAGCGAACGACCAAAGTTCAGCAAGCTCTAGAGCGCTGCAACCTCACAGGGGTTCGTCGCACCCTGATTCGCAAACTCTCCAAAGGCTTCAAGCAACGGGTGGGAATCGCTCAGGCGCTAGTCCACGACCCACCCGTGATTATTTTGGACGAGCCTACCGTAGGGCTTGATCCCAAGCAGATCAGTGATGTGCGCAATCTGATCAAGTCCCTAGCGGGCAGCCACACGATTATTCTTTCGACCCACATCCTGCCGGAAGTCAGCGCCACCTGTAACCGCGTCGCCATTATCAATCAGGGCCGTATCGTTGCCACTGACACTCCCGAAGGGCTAACTGCTCGTCTCAGCAGCGGCGAGCGTCTAGAACTGGAAGTCTCTGGTGATGCTGAGGCTGTGGCTAGCTGCCTGCAGCAGGTACCCGAACTGCGCTCGTGGCACAGTGAACCCCAGCGCAACGGTCATCTTGTCCTAACGATCACTGGCGAAGCAGGTCAGGAACTCAGCCCCAGAGTCGCAGCCACCCTGATTCAACACGGCTTCAGCTTGTACGAACTGCGCCGCAGCCAAGAGAGCTTAGAGGATGTTTTCCTCAAGCTCACCACCCAGGATGTGAGTGAGACCAAAGAATCAGAAGCCTCTGAGCAGCCTATTGCCGTAGAAGATTGA
- a CDS encoding DUF4129 domain-containing transglutaminase family protein: MVSHLGNRPRKRPSFKDLWQQQWEAAPALATEESIPLRILVQALVLVGIAATDTVLGTTTSLWAIPLSVIGATWSYYRRRDRNLLVKFCIAIGMIAMLVVFLRALVQQEDARILLAQLLIQLQVLHSFDLPRRKDLGYSAVIGLILLGVAGTLSETLVFGLWLILFLVLALPVLVLDYRSRLGLPSSLPSFKAKPAQRSSWTTLLGLSLKQLALVLGASVLLGLVIFACLPRLPGFQLRSLPVSAPIEFQGRFDQTRILNQGYTRGGESLDEQTGEGNGNGPGSGQGQQSQAKGPGKMDGEFYYGFNSRMNQNLRGQLTPKVVLRVRSQAETFWRVLAFDRYTGDGWEISRNDDTITLDRPELSSQFEVPPPASSFLGQSVGEEVIQTYTLAANLPNLIPAAAVPSRIYFPTRKLALDPEGGLRSPVALPEGLTYTVISNIPRRDRTALSRISPIYLERVQDYYLQLPETTPIERIQARAEEIFKTSTKPLNSVYEKALYLTQYLKQHYTVQPDLPYFDPKDDLAAEFLFTYQGGYPDHFSTTLAVMLRSLGIPCRLASGFAPGQFNPFTGFYVVRNSDAYALVEVFFPGAGWFTFDPIPGHDLYPASVDRDETFGPLRVLWRWVAGWLPPPLLDFLGYIFGGASALLGRFLGWLLLLFTSFGWSGAILGVLILVGLGFAVWLLWLSLGWLRHRSRLRRLSPIERVYQQMVRWFGERGLPKRPAQTPAEYVAAIRRERPAQAEAAEAISRAYTNWRYGGQQPDLATLRQWLKRLQSR, translated from the coding sequence ATGGTCAGCCATCTGGGCAACCGCCCCCGCAAAAGACCCAGCTTCAAGGACTTGTGGCAGCAGCAGTGGGAGGCCGCGCCTGCCCTTGCTACCGAGGAATCCATTCCTTTAAGGATCCTGGTGCAGGCCCTGGTGTTAGTCGGTATTGCCGCCACCGATACCGTCCTGGGCACCACCACTAGCCTCTGGGCGATCCCGCTCAGTGTCATAGGCGCAACCTGGAGCTATTACCGCAGGCGGGACCGCAACCTGCTGGTCAAGTTCTGCATCGCCATCGGCATGATTGCCATGCTAGTCGTCTTTCTGAGGGCGTTAGTGCAGCAGGAAGACGCTCGCATTCTGCTGGCTCAACTTCTGATTCAGCTCCAGGTGTTACACAGCTTCGACCTGCCGCGCCGCAAAGACCTCGGCTACTCAGCGGTGATCGGTCTGATTCTGTTGGGCGTGGCGGGCACCCTCTCGGAAACGCTCGTCTTCGGCTTGTGGCTGATTCTATTTCTAGTGCTGGCACTGCCGGTGCTGGTGCTGGACTACCGCTCCCGTCTAGGCTTGCCCTCGTCCCTGCCCTCCTTCAAGGCAAAACCAGCCCAGCGTTCTTCCTGGACAACTCTATTGGGTCTGTCGCTAAAGCAATTGGCCTTGGTGCTAGGGGCCTCCGTGTTGCTGGGCCTAGTGATCTTTGCTTGTCTGCCGCGTCTACCAGGCTTTCAGTTGCGTTCACTGCCGGTCAGTGCCCCGATTGAGTTCCAAGGCCGCTTTGATCAAACTCGGATTTTGAATCAGGGTTACACACGCGGGGGCGAGAGCCTCGACGAGCAAACCGGTGAAGGGAATGGCAACGGTCCTGGCTCAGGCCAAGGCCAACAGAGCCAGGCCAAAGGACCAGGCAAGATGGACGGCGAGTTCTACTACGGCTTCAACAGCCGCATGAATCAGAACCTGCGAGGCCAACTCACCCCCAAAGTCGTGCTGCGCGTGCGCTCCCAAGCGGAAACCTTTTGGCGGGTCTTAGCCTTTGATCGCTATACCGGCGATGGCTGGGAGATCTCACGCAACGACGACACGATTACCCTCGATCGGCCCGAGCTGAGCAGCCAGTTTGAAGTGCCACCCCCTGCCAGTAGCTTTCTGGGTCAAAGCGTTGGTGAGGAAGTAATCCAGACTTATACGCTAGCGGCCAATCTGCCAAACCTAATCCCCGCAGCGGCTGTTCCCAGCCGCATCTACTTTCCAACGCGCAAACTAGCTCTGGATCCAGAAGGCGGCTTGCGCTCGCCTGTCGCCTTGCCTGAAGGTCTGACCTACACAGTCATTTCTAATATTCCTCGTCGGGATCGCACAGCTCTGTCTAGAATTTCTCCCATTTATCTGGAGCGGGTGCAGGACTACTATCTGCAACTGCCGGAGACGACACCAATCGAGCGTATTCAGGCTCGGGCCGAGGAGATTTTCAAAACTTCTACCAAGCCCTTGAACTCGGTCTATGAAAAAGCGCTGTACCTGACTCAGTACCTCAAGCAGCACTACACGGTTCAACCCGACCTGCCCTACTTCGACCCCAAAGACGATCTGGCAGCTGAGTTTTTGTTCACTTATCAAGGTGGCTATCCTGATCATTTCTCGACCACGCTGGCAGTGATGCTGCGCTCGTTAGGCATTCCTTGTCGCTTAGCCTCTGGTTTTGCGCCGGGTCAATTTAATCCCTTCACGGGTTTTTATGTGGTTCGCAATAGCGATGCCTATGCGCTGGTAGAAGTGTTCTTTCCGGGAGCCGGCTGGTTTACTTTTGACCCCATCCCCGGCCATGATCTCTATCCCGCTTCTGTAGATCGCGATGAAACCTTCGGACCCTTGCGGGTTCTGTGGCGTTGGGTCGCGGGTTGGTTGCCGCCGCCCTTGCTGGACTTTCTGGGTTACATCTTTGGCGGGGCAAGTGCTCTGCTCGGGCGATTTTTGGGCTGGTTGCTGCTGCTGTTCACGAGCTTTGGTTGGAGCGGCGCTATTCTGGGCGTTTTGATCTTGGTTGGCCTGGGCTTCGCTGTTTGGCTCCTATGGCTAAGTCTTGGTTGGCTGCGTCATCGCAGCCGCTTGCGTCGGCTGTCTCCTATAGAGCGGGTTTATCAGCAGATGGTGCGCTGGTTCGGTGAGCGGGGCTTGCCCAAGCGTCCTGCGCAAACGCCTGCTGAATACGTGGCAGCGATCCGACGTGAACGACCGGCTCAGGCTGAGGCAGCGGAAGCAATTTCTCGTGCTTACACTAACTGGCGCTACGGCGGACAGCAACCTGATCTGGCAACCTTACGTCAGTGGTTGAAGCGGCTCCAGAGCCGCTAA
- a CDS encoding HAD family phosphatase, which translates to MKRGKTLVATDTLFVFDLMGTVVVDPFYEVLPAHLGVSFQELLALKHPTIWVEFERGLRSEAEFLANFFHPESGRTLDAPEALVTAYTDAFDFMPGMESLLTELVDQGYPLWVLSNYPNWYEIARRKLKLDRFFEKYVVSCDIRHRKPEPAAFQAVLDLANRPAAQCIFVDDRQVNVDAAEQLGFQALLYRDTAELRRDLEQLRVS; encoded by the coding sequence GTGAAGCGCGGTAAGACTTTGGTAGCAACTGACACATTGTTTGTTTTTGATTTGATGGGAACTGTGGTGGTAGATCCCTTTTATGAGGTGCTACCTGCCCACCTGGGTGTGAGCTTTCAAGAACTACTAGCTTTGAAGCATCCGACTATCTGGGTAGAGTTTGAGCGGGGCCTGCGGTCAGAAGCCGAATTTTTAGCGAACTTTTTCCACCCTGAAAGTGGGCGCACTTTAGATGCACCGGAGGCGTTGGTCACGGCCTACACAGATGCATTTGACTTTATGCCTGGCATGGAAAGTTTGTTGACTGAATTGGTTGATCAGGGCTATCCCTTGTGGGTGCTATCTAACTATCCCAATTGGTATGAAATTGCCCGACGCAAACTGAAACTCGACCGTTTTTTTGAGAAATACGTTGTTTCCTGCGATATTCGTCATCGCAAGCCAGAACCTGCTGCTTTTCAAGCGGTTTTGGACTTAGCGAATCGTCCTGCAGCGCAATGCATTTTCGTGGATGACCGACAGGTCAATGTGGATGCAGCTGAGCAACTTGGTTTTCAGGCCCTGCTGTATCGTGACACAGCAGAACTGAGGCGCGATTTGGAGCAATTGCGCGTCAGCTAA
- a CDS encoding Uma2 family endonuclease codes for MALTTNRLTFAEYLKHDDGTDTQYELVNGELIPMSLGSGKHGAILKFLERSFDAEIARLGREWVALQSVVGVRSPRGNRWDTVRIPDVVVISLEQWRGLQNREAVIDLNEPSPLLVVEVVSESTKKTDYRAKHAEYNVLGIAEYWIVDPLISKITVLTFVDDWYEPAEFVGSEEIQSQTFPELNLTVEQVLKSNL; via the coding sequence ATGGCCCTCACCACCAATCGGCTCACCTTCGCAGAGTACCTGAAGCATGATGATGGCACCGATACCCAGTATGAACTGGTCAACGGAGAGCTAATTCCGATGAGCCTGGGGAGTGGGAAGCATGGTGCAATTCTCAAATTCCTAGAGCGGAGCTTTGATGCTGAGATTGCTCGTTTGGGGCGGGAGTGGGTTGCCCTTCAGTCTGTAGTCGGCGTTCGTTCCCCCCGTGGTAATCGCTGGGACACCGTCCGCATTCCCGATGTTGTTGTAATTTCTTTAGAGCAATGGCGCGGTCTGCAAAATCGTGAAGCCGTGATTGATCTGAACGAACCTTCACCTCTGTTAGTTGTGGAGGTGGTTAGCGAATCAACCAAAAAAACGGACTACCGAGCCAAACATGCTGAATACAACGTCTTGGGCATTGCCGAATACTGGATTGTAGATCCGCTAATTTCTAAAATCACTGTGCTCACGTTCGTCGATGATTGGTACGAACCCGCAGAATTTGTGGGTTCTGAGGAAATCCAATCTCAAACCTTTCCAGAGCTAAATCTGACGGTTGAACAAGTGTTGAAGAGTAATCTTTAA
- the trxB gene encoding thioredoxin-disulfide reductase codes for MNATETPGNARVENLVIIGSGPAGYTAAIYAARANLKPIVFEGFQAGGLPGGQLMTTTDVENFPGFPEGIQGPQLMDRMKAQAVRWGAELHTEDVTHVDLSQRPFRVRSEEREIYAHSIVIATGATAKRLNLPSEGYYWNRGISACAICDGATPMFKNVELAIVGAGDTAAEEALFLTKYGCKVHMLVRSNQMRASKTMQDRVINHPKIEIHWNSRPLDIYGDDQQIRGIKLEDTTTGEKRELPIGGLFYAIGHTPNTSLFQGQLDLDEVGYIKTQHGSVETNVPGVFAAGDVQDHEYRQAITAAGTGCMAALLAERWLSVQGLIEEYHQSVEATIEASYMPHGASDLEVDTPAQSTPEASTSETSTAAAAATATTADSFKADATHYVGGYALRRLYHESDKLIVVKYASPTCGPCHTLKPILEKLVNNYEGQLHYIEIDVTEDPEVAEAGGVRGTPTVQFFKHKAKVGEMVGMKMKSQYRTTIEQLL; via the coding sequence ATGAATGCGACTGAAACGCCCGGAAATGCCCGTGTTGAGAACCTGGTCATTATTGGCTCCGGACCGGCTGGATACACCGCAGCCATTTATGCAGCGCGAGCCAATCTAAAACCCATTGTCTTTGAAGGGTTTCAGGCCGGGGGTCTGCCCGGGGGTCAGCTCATGACCACCACGGATGTCGAAAACTTTCCCGGCTTTCCAGAAGGCATTCAAGGTCCGCAACTGATGGACCGCATGAAGGCTCAAGCCGTGCGTTGGGGGGCGGAGCTACATACCGAAGATGTCACTCATGTAGATCTCAGCCAGCGTCCCTTCCGGGTTCGCTCCGAAGAGCGCGAAATCTATGCCCACAGCATTGTCATCGCCACTGGCGCTACCGCCAAGCGTCTGAATCTGCCCAGTGAGGGCTACTACTGGAACCGAGGCATCTCCGCCTGTGCTATCTGCGACGGGGCTACGCCCATGTTCAAGAACGTAGAACTGGCCATCGTGGGTGCCGGAGACACTGCCGCCGAAGAAGCGCTCTTTCTGACCAAGTACGGCTGCAAGGTGCACATGCTGGTACGGAGTAACCAGATGCGAGCCAGCAAAACCATGCAGGACCGCGTGATCAACCATCCCAAAATCGAGATCCACTGGAACTCTCGTCCCCTCGACATATACGGTGATGACCAGCAGATCCGGGGCATCAAGCTTGAAGACACCACGACTGGCGAAAAACGCGAACTGCCCATTGGCGGTCTGTTCTATGCCATCGGTCACACTCCCAATACCAGCCTGTTCCAAGGCCAGCTAGATCTTGATGAAGTAGGCTACATCAAGACCCAGCATGGCTCGGTAGAAACCAATGTCCCCGGTGTTTTTGCCGCAGGTGATGTCCAGGATCACGAGTACCGTCAGGCAATCACAGCAGCAGGAACGGGCTGTATGGCTGCCCTTCTGGCTGAGCGTTGGCTCTCAGTTCAAGGTCTGATTGAGGAGTACCATCAGTCAGTCGAGGCCACCATCGAAGCCTCTTATATGCCCCACGGCGCGTCTGACCTGGAAGTAGACACCCCGGCGCAGAGCACCCCAGAAGCAAGCACCTCAGAAACGAGCACGGCAGCAGCGGCTGCAACTGCTACGACTGCTGATAGCTTCAAAGCTGATGCCACGCATTATGTGGGTGGCTACGCCTTACGACGGCTTTATCACGAGAGCGACAAGCTAATTGTTGTGAAGTATGCTTCGCCCACTTGCGGTCCCTGTCATACGCTCAAGCCCATCCTGGAGAAGCTAGTCAACAACTACGAAGGTCAGCTGCACTACATCGAAATTGATGTGACTGAAGACCCAGAAGTTGCTGAGGCTGGGGGCGTCCGGGGCACTCCCACAGTTCAGTTCTTCAAGCACAAAGCCAAGGTTGGCGAAATGGTCGGCATGAAGATGAAGTCTCAGTACCGCACCACGATTGAGCAGCTTCTCTAG
- the gmk gene encoding guanylate kinase, with protein MASTASPPSRSTAGKLIVLTGPSGVGKGTLLKALRQKHPDIFVSISATTRAPRPGEVHAQHYYFLSREQFAEWVEQGEFLEWAEYAGNCYGTPRQPVLERVEQGEKVVLEIELEGARQVAKSYPQALRIFVLPPSQEELERRLRLRAQDSEAAIARRLSCSQTELLAAKEFDFQIVNHQLDEALQQLEAAVFEPTPLLSSRR; from the coding sequence TTGGCATCGACGGCATCACCGCCCTCACGTTCGACAGCAGGCAAGCTCATCGTTCTCACCGGTCCTAGTGGCGTTGGCAAAGGGACCCTTCTCAAAGCCCTGCGCCAAAAACATCCAGACATCTTCGTCTCCATCTCTGCTACCACTCGTGCCCCCCGCCCTGGCGAAGTGCACGCCCAACACTACTACTTTCTCAGCCGAGAGCAGTTTGCCGAGTGGGTCGAGCAAGGCGAGTTTCTAGAGTGGGCGGAGTATGCAGGCAACTGCTATGGCACGCCTCGACAGCCGGTGTTGGAGCGGGTGGAGCAAGGCGAGAAGGTGGTGCTAGAGATCGAGCTAGAGGGAGCGCGGCAGGTGGCCAAGAGCTATCCTCAGGCCTTGCGCATCTTCGTGCTGCCACCCTCTCAGGAAGAACTAGAACGTCGTTTGCGGTTACGGGCTCAAGACTCAGAGGCGGCAATCGCCCGTCGCCTGAGTTGCAGCCAGACAGAACTTCTAGCGGCTAAAGAGTTTGATTTTCAGATTGTTAATCATCAGCTTGATGAGGCCCTCCAACAGCTTGAAGCTGCTGTGTTCGAACCTACTCCCTTGCTTTCCTCCCGCCGGTAG
- a CDS encoding DUF3285 domain-containing protein, translating into MTDSLPQTPQPEVPKPENSALPETASSEALSSEPKDSYVKLAMRNMVKKRGTSLFHFALTTFGVLAALVGLSVAFH; encoded by the coding sequence GTGACTGATTCCCTACCCCAAACGCCTCAACCCGAGGTGCCCAAGCCCGAAAATTCTGCGTTGCCAGAAACCGCAAGCTCTGAGGCTCTAAGCTCAGAGCCTAAAGACAGCTATGTCAAGCTTGCCATGCGCAACATGGTCAAAAAGCGTGGTACCTCGCTATTTCACTTTGCTCTAACGACCTTTGGCGTCCTTGCTGCCCTGGTTGGTCTTTCTGTTGCCTTTCACTAA
- a CDS encoding LL-diaminopimelate aminotransferase, with protein MQFAQRLKPLQTNVFADMDQAKAQARKLGRDLIDLSLGSSDLQAAPHVLDTIQASLHDPGTHGYLLFHGTRNFRASVAVWYERKFGIAIDPETEVLPLIGSQEGTAHLPLAVLNPGDFALLLDPGYPSHAGGVYLASGQIYPMPLREENGFLPVFAEIPSPVLAQSRLMVLSYPHNPTTARASLSFFEEAVAFCQAHNLVLAHDFPYADLVFEAEAPPSVLQADRDKQTSIEFFTLSKSYNMGGFRVGYAVGNRELIRALRQVKASVDFNQYLGILNGAAAALEGPQEGVAETVATFQRRRDAFVEALQGMGWAVPRPEATMYVWAKLPEAWAHNSTGFCVDLVQATGVAVSPGAGFGKHGEGYVRFALVHEPPVLQEAVARIAQFLQNP; from the coding sequence ATGCAATTTGCACAGCGCCTTAAGCCCCTCCAAACCAACGTATTTGCTGACATGGACCAGGCCAAGGCCCAGGCCAGGAAGTTGGGGCGAGATCTCATCGACCTGTCTTTGGGCTCATCAGATCTCCAGGCTGCGCCTCATGTTCTCGACACGATTCAGGCGTCTCTGCATGATCCTGGAACTCACGGTTACCTGCTTTTCCACGGCACCCGCAACTTTCGAGCCAGTGTGGCTGTTTGGTACGAGCGCAAGTTTGGCATAGCCATCGATCCGGAAACCGAAGTGCTGCCTCTAATTGGCTCGCAAGAGGGAACGGCTCACCTGCCTCTGGCTGTGCTCAATCCTGGCGACTTTGCGCTATTGCTCGATCCGGGCTACCCCTCCCACGCTGGTGGCGTTTATCTGGCCAGTGGTCAAATTTACCCGATGCCCCTGCGCGAAGAGAACGGCTTTCTGCCGGTCTTCGCCGAGATTCCTAGCCCGGTGTTGGCTCAGTCTCGTCTGATGGTTTTGAGCTACCCGCACAATCCCACCACCGCTCGGGCCAGCCTCAGCTTCTTTGAGGAAGCAGTCGCTTTCTGTCAGGCTCACAACCTGGTATTGGCCCATGACTTTCCCTATGCCGATTTGGTATTTGAAGCGGAGGCTCCGCCCTCAGTGCTGCAAGCGGACCGCGATAAGCAAACTTCGATCGAGTTCTTTACGCTCTCCAAGTCCTACAACATGGGCGGCTTCCGCGTTGGCTATGCGGTGGGCAATCGAGAGCTAATCCGAGCCTTGCGACAAGTCAAAGCCTCGGTCGATTTCAATCAGTATTTGGGCATTCTCAATGGTGCGGCAGCGGCCCTTGAAGGCCCGCAGGAAGGTGTTGCTGAGACGGTCGCAACCTTCCAACGACGGCGCGATGCCTTTGTAGAAGCATTGCAAGGTATGGGTTGGGCTGTGCCCCGGCCGGAAGCAACCATGTATGTTTGGGCAAAGTTGCCAGAGGCTTGGGCGCACAACTCAACGGGCTTCTGCGTAGACCTGGTGCAAGCGACGGGCGTTGCGGTCTCTCCGGGTGCGGGCTTTGGTAAGCATGGCGAAGGATATGTGCGCTTTGCCTTAGTTCATGAGCCGCCAGTGCTGCAAGAAGCAGTTGCTAGGATCGCCCAATTCTTGCAAAATCCTTGA
- a CDS encoding GldG family protein has protein sequence MKRSLIWPFSWLPIALVAGGFCLGLLLVLKVALPLAVLAGLLLVALVWAFFHGSQLGQFWGKRSTRSGANTLGLTLVLLALLAAVNVLAVRYSTRWDLSENQLFTLSPQTQQVLRDLKQPIKIWAFNSDTNPNLRRRLEQYQRVNPRQVQYEIVDPKAKPDLARRLEFTQEQPLVIESGEQRRSFASLSESELTSNIVQITRNRQTSLAVLQGHGERSFDAPTQDGLSQAAAALGREGYNLTPLNLITSKAVPSGTDLLLLAGPRQPLLAGEVAALQAYLKQGGKLLLLAEPSTNPGLDALLKPYGVQLQPNLVIDVAGAQLAGGGPDIPIVTQFPPHPITREFANSGVIFAHSRSLTLTEVPAIEAQPLLQSTAQSWGEKDYTQTLEFTPGRDLQGPLNLAVAISQQTGNNAPRPQLVVFGSVDFAADAFFGNSRNGDLLLNAANWLTRSDDLLTIRPKEPKNRRLVLNGGQQNAVAIVSLVLLPLLGFLAAGWLWWQRR, from the coding sequence ATGAAACGTTCTTTAATCTGGCCCTTTAGCTGGCTACCGATTGCTCTGGTCGCAGGCGGGTTCTGCCTGGGGCTGCTCTTGGTGTTGAAGGTCGCACTGCCTCTAGCGGTTTTGGCCGGATTGCTGCTAGTCGCTCTGGTCTGGGCATTTTTCCACGGCTCGCAGCTTGGTCAATTTTGGGGCAAGCGCTCCACCCGCAGCGGCGCCAATACGCTGGGCTTGACCCTGGTGCTGTTAGCCCTGCTGGCAGCCGTTAATGTCCTGGCCGTGCGCTACTCAACCCGCTGGGATCTGAGCGAGAACCAGCTGTTCACCCTCTCGCCTCAGACACAGCAAGTGCTGCGCGATCTCAAACAGCCCATCAAAATCTGGGCCTTTAATAGTGACACCAATCCCAATCTGCGCCGTCGTTTAGAGCAGTACCAGCGCGTCAATCCACGACAAGTTCAGTACGAAATTGTTGATCCCAAGGCTAAGCCAGATCTAGCCCGTCGCCTGGAGTTCACTCAGGAGCAACCGCTGGTGATCGAAAGCGGCGAGCAACGTCGCAGCTTTGCCAGCCTCAGCGAATCGGAGCTCACCAGCAACATTGTGCAAATTACGCGCAATCGCCAGACGAGCCTCGCGGTCCTACAGGGACATGGCGAACGCAGCTTCGATGCACCAACTCAAGACGGCCTTTCCCAGGCAGCAGCAGCCTTGGGCCGGGAGGGTTACAACCTCACTCCACTCAATCTGATCACCAGCAAAGCAGTTCCCTCCGGCACCGATCTCCTGCTGCTAGCCGGTCCGCGCCAGCCACTCTTAGCCGGTGAAGTAGCAGCGCTCCAGGCCTATCTCAAGCAAGGCGGCAAGCTGCTGTTGCTAGCTGAGCCCAGTACCAATCCCGGCCTGGATGCCCTGCTTAAGCCCTATGGGGTTCAGCTCCAGCCTAACCTAGTGATTGACGTGGCTGGTGCTCAGTTGGCTGGCGGCGGGCCAGATATTCCCATCGTCACGCAGTTTCCGCCTCACCCAATTACCCGAGAGTTTGCAAACTCGGGAGTTATCTTTGCCCACAGTCGTTCGCTCACCCTGACGGAAGTGCCCGCAATTGAGGCCCAGCCACTTTTGCAATCCACAGCTCAGAGTTGGGGCGAGAAAGATTACACGCAAACCCTGGAGTTCACGCCCGGTCGCGATCTTCAAGGTCCTCTGAATTTGGCCGTGGCGATCAGTCAGCAGACAGGCAATAACGCTCCCCGTCCTCAACTGGTTGTCTTCGGTAGCGTAGATTTTGCAGCCGATGCCTTTTTTGGCAACTCACGGAACGGCGACCTGCTGCTGAATGCGGCCAACTGGCTAACCCGCAGTGATGACCTGCTCACGATCCGTCCCAAAGAACCCAAAAATCGCCGCCTGGTATTAAATGGGGGTCAGCAGAACGCAGTCGCAATCGTTTCCCTGGTTCTGTTGCCGCTACTGGGCTTCCTAGCCGCAGGCTGGCTCTGGTGGCAGCGCCGCTAA